From the Jatrophihabitans endophyticus genome, one window contains:
- a CDS encoding type 1 glutamine amidotransferase, with product MDAPRVVMVELDHSDPPGRLRDWLVAAGLEVVVCDVAGGESLPAPGGYAGLVVLGGKMGAGDDAEYPFLADVRQLLRDVVRDEVPTLAICLGAQLLAAAHGGRVVVNPEGPEIGAQLVAKRAAAATDPLFGAMPITPDVMQWHYDTVASLPPGAIHLASSPVCENQAFRVGRLAWAVQFHIETTPEMVAEWARADAPNLPELDLDLVVSRAAAAHDDIAEVWAPFAQAFAAVVGDPSAVAPPRGVATATAAPVTDPAAIRAALAAEAGAARGTDALPSPLPMPTRRPPGD from the coding sequence GTGGACGCACCCCGTGTGGTGATGGTCGAACTCGACCACTCCGACCCGCCTGGTCGACTGCGGGACTGGCTCGTCGCCGCCGGCCTCGAGGTCGTGGTCTGCGACGTCGCCGGGGGCGAGTCGCTGCCGGCGCCGGGCGGTTACGCCGGGCTCGTGGTGCTCGGCGGCAAGATGGGGGCCGGCGACGACGCCGAGTACCCGTTCCTCGCCGACGTCCGGCAGCTGCTGCGCGACGTCGTGCGCGACGAGGTGCCGACGCTCGCGATCTGCCTCGGGGCGCAGCTGCTCGCGGCCGCTCACGGCGGTCGGGTCGTGGTCAATCCGGAGGGCCCCGAGATCGGCGCGCAGCTCGTCGCCAAGCGGGCCGCGGCCGCCACCGACCCGCTGTTCGGGGCCATGCCCATCACCCCCGACGTCATGCAATGGCACTACGACACCGTCGCGTCCCTGCCGCCGGGCGCGATCCACCTCGCCAGCTCGCCGGTGTGCGAGAACCAGGCCTTCCGGGTCGGGCGGCTCGCCTGGGCGGTGCAGTTCCACATCGAGACGACGCCCGAGATGGTCGCCGAGTGGGCGCGGGCCGACGCCCCGAACCTGCCCGAGCTCGACCTCGACCTCGTGGTGAGTCGGGCCGCGGCCGCCCACGACGACATCGCCGAGGTGTGGGCGCCGTTCGCGCAGGCGTTCGCCGCCGTGGTCGGTGACCCCTCGGCGGTGGCCCCGCCGCGCGGGGTCGCGACCGCCACCGCGGCGCCGGTCACCGACCCCGCGGCCATCCGCGCGGCGCTCGCCGCCGAGGCCGGTGCCGCGCGGGGGACCGATGCGCTGCCGTCCCCGCTGCCGATGCCGACGCGGCGGCCGCCCGGTGACTGA